In the genome of Aedes aegypti strain LVP_AGWG chromosome 2, AaegL5.0 Primary Assembly, whole genome shotgun sequence, the window ctgtccaaaatacataatttaccctataaACTACTGAAATACACACCTTTTTacttttttctaataaaaatgaaaattgaatgcatagCAAAATTTGACCAAGTTTTTtccggaaagatcgaaggtacacaacaaatgaaaactagcgattttcatcaagtctgccttgattgtcgttggcaagttggagttatcttgcagtttgaaaaaacgttgtgtCGTATTTCGTGTGTAGCTGGGTGCTGCGGTCTGATTCAATTTGCTTGTCAAGCGGGAGCCTGAATGTCGGAGCCAAACATTCCAGATTGCGGTTATGTTACTTGTGAGAGAGTAATGTGATCTCGTGAGAAAGTATTGTAATCTCagagataaaaaatatatttatttttgttattttctttatATTGCAACAAATTGTTTAATAGTCTTAATAATATTTAAGACTTATTTCAACAACAATGTACCTAATATACACACAAGGAAAAATACTTGACACTCCATGCGCAACATTTTGTCGGTTGAGTATTTCTTCTCCTTTTGGCATTTGGCCACCCAAATAATCTTTAAAATCAAAGCGATCGAGATGCTGACGCCATCGGTGTTTCCGAAATTGATTAATCAGAATCGTCGTTTTCGATGTTATTCGGTTTGAAGCAAGGAATCGAGTTTATACATCTTATTAGCCCACCTTCTTGATTGAGGGGGTATGCTACGGCCGGAATAATAAAATCATCGACATGATCCTTTCAATTGCTGCTCCGGCAACTTTTGAACGAACTCAGCGTTGTAATCCAAAGGCACAGTCACATAAAAATGGAATAGATCCACGGACTTCTAGCAGACCCACTATTAGCCGATTTCACAATGAGAAAGTCATTCGAGTTAGGACGCATTCAAGCTCTCCAGAGAGAGATCAGAGAGCGAATTTTAATAAACAGAGAACTCAAAGTGACGTTTGAGGGACTAATACGACAAACACAATTCTTCACAAGAAGCATGTttcaagatttgcttgaaaataaaaagggATTCAATTCGCAGCACCCaggtgtgtagtatctgtgcctccctcccagatttTAACCATGGTTGCATATGATTATACCATTGTGCGACATCGCGTTGGCACAACTCTACTTCCATCCAGGATGAACAACGTGTCAAATATATCGATCGCTTTGTCACAACAGCGGCTACGTGTCTCCCATTCGTTTCTACAGCTCAACATCGGCCAAGTAAAATCCTCGATTTTCCGGCATTTTTTCGGGAAAATACCGTCTAAAACCAATCGAACCAGTCAGGATGACGAACATCAAAACCGTTCTGGTCAAGTTCTACGATGATTACACCGTAAACACGCCGAAGAAGCTGAAAATCGTCGACGCCTATCTGCTGTATATTTTGCTGACCGGCATCACGCAGTTTGTTTACTGTTGCCTGGTGGGAACTTTCCCGTTCAATTCGTTCCTGGCCGGATTCATCTGCaccgtgagctgcttcgtgctGGGAGGTAGGTTCCACAATTCATCAGTTagatgaaacatatttttttagttaaaaTACCGATTCTGATAGGGTTTACATCTTGCAACTTCTTTTGAATCTggttattagggtggttcaaaaatcGATTTGTTCAtggctggtagcaagtctttTTTCAGTGACTTGGTATCTAGTTTAaagcaagtctctaaaaattcTCTTTTTTACCAAAATGCTCTCTTGGTCCCTAATTTCCTTTTCcttgtacagtcgaagcttgttataacgacatcgcaaaagaccgtcgtaatagagaaaagtcgttataggggaaaattatttatttatttatttatttatttaggagAAGGGAAAAGCCCGTTTGAGTAGAGCTATCGTTTTAGCTTTCTCTCAAATGGGCGCAAAACCTTCTCATCTTTTGTCATCAACAGAATAATACAATCCaaatcaagcataattcttcaatccgacgtatctgcaaaaataaacaaatcgagatttgctttgcgTGGGCTTGACAAACGCATAATTTACGTACAGAGTCTATAAAAGTAttcctacaattttttttttttgatttcttaaaataaatttaaattatgccCTATGTGTactttactcagtgtttttaatttggctacatacacccttcgtttgcaaagcgactcaactgtcaacatttttcatgctagcacatgcaccgtacatatgctcatagTTAAGCGACCTATATGCAGAATCAAAGCATAAAATTATAAACACCAGATACGTCATACTGTTTCCGAATAAgtaaacatgttggaaatcgagaGATTCGGATTTCCATAGTTGCAGCTAGCTGACGGGtcggcaaactgatgtggaacatcatcaGTATTCGGTTTTAGCCAATATTTCTCACCAAATTTCTCACAAGAACTGTTCTCCTTCTACTTTTATTACTCACGGCTCCGTCCGGTGCTCCTGTTGGtcgagttgaaattggaaacattcggaAACCAATATTCGTTGTCGTTGAAAGTTGAAACTGACGAATTGACTAACTTTTTTA includes:
- the LOC5573948 gene encoding dolichyl-diphosphooligosaccharide--protein glycosyltransferase subunit DAD1; its protein translation is MTNIKTVLVKFYDDYTVNTPKKLKIVDAYLLYILLTGITQFVYCCLVGTFPFNSFLAGFICTVSCFVLGVCLRLQSNPQNKSQFLGISPERGFADFVFAHVILHLVVVNFIG